A DNA window from Rhineura floridana isolate rRhiFlo1 chromosome 11, rRhiFlo1.hap2, whole genome shotgun sequence contains the following coding sequences:
- the LOC133367402 gene encoding olfactory receptor 11H6-like, with amino-acid sequence MANGSTIHEFILLGFDVQHRTRFLFLGFLSILYMLTLAENITIITVVSLDNHLAQLPMYILLSNFSWMEMCYVTTTVPRMLSDLVSPYGIISFPDCFLQFYFWFSLGSTECFFLSAMALDRYLAICHPLRYPQLMTQHSCYALVGTCWVVGFLWFPIPVILISKLSFCGPNIIDHFLCDSGPILSLACPPLGNAPFVLQTFTYALVSSNMFFVLLSYGFIILNLIKTSNEASRRKAISTISFHIMVVTLFYGSVAAENFIPRGESRSEATKAATFFYVAITPLLNPLIYCLRNDQVKEALVKMLQISKEILGGVSAVQHDKEFASVFEYQNTRPGPRGVQSLCAGAN; translated from the exons ATGGCCAATGGCAGCACCATTCACGAATTCATTTTGCTGGGATTTGACGTTCAACACCGGACACGATTCTTGTTCCTTGGCTTTTTGTCCATTCTCTACATGCTCACTTTGGCTGagaacatcaccatcatcacagTGGTGTCCCTAGATAACCACTTGGCCCAGCTTCCCATGTACATCCTGCTGAGCAATTTCTCCTGGATGGAGATGTGCTACGTGACCACCACTGTGCCTCGCATGCTCTCTGACCTGGTTTCCCCTTATGGAATCATTTCCTTCCCTGACTGTTTCCTCCAGTTCTACTTCTGGTTCTCTCTGGGCTCCACAGAATGCTTCTTCCTTTCAGCCATGGCCTTGGATCGGTACTTGGCCATCTGCCACCCTCTGCGCTACCCACAACTTATGACCCAACATTCCTGCTATGCCTTGGTAGGGACATGTTGGGTTGTTGGCTTCCTGTGGTTTCCTATCCCAGTGATTTTGATCTCCAAGTTGTCCTTTTGTGGTCCTAACATTATTGACCACTTTTTGTGTGATTCTGGGCCAATTCTGTCCCTGGCCTGCCCTCCACTTGGAAATGCTCCCTTCGTCTTACAAACATTTACGTATGCTCTGGTTTCAAGTAATATGTTCTTTGTTTTGCTGTCATATGGCTTTATCATTCTCAATCTGATAAAAACTTCAAACGAAGCCAGTCGTAGGAAGGCCATCTCTACGATCTCTTTCCACATAATGGTGGTGACACTTTTTTATGGCAGTGTAGCAGCGGAGAACTTTATTCCAAGGGGAGAAAGCCGCTCAGAGGCCACCAAGGCAGCCACATTCTTCTACGTAGCCATTACACCCCTTCTTAACCCCCTGATCTACTGTCTGAGAAATGATCAGGTGAAAGAGGCCCTGG TGAAGATGCTCCAAATCAGCAAGGAAATTCTTGGTGGCGTATCAGCCGTACAGCATGACAAGGAATTTGCTTCTGTCTTTGAGTACCAGAATACAAGGCCTGGACCTAGGGGTGTGCAGAGTCTTTGTGCAGGGGCCAATTAA